In Trichomycterus rosablanca isolate fTriRos1 chromosome 4, fTriRos1.hap1, whole genome shotgun sequence, one DNA window encodes the following:
- the LOC134312107 gene encoding doublesex- and mab-3-related transcription factor 1-like, with the protein MSGVSSSRIKEVRSPKCARCRNHGLLVLLKGHAAKCSFAECRCWKCSLISERTRIMARQRSIKKGLCEPEETHQSCKPTSKRVKVPADQIPGGTSGIKSATQSPEQQVETRGKTYIQLKAPVSSKHTQTTNLNPPADTVTPFNYSYYWQRGPQEPLLTDQPTSPWPGFLSLIHQNSLNETVAMTPPFQLHARYANTYVYPAYLVGAPPLSFSHLPEMWAQQEGPALVYAPRPCYPWVREENNPNPDHYQQFYRRSTESLPLQSERNPGIRDEHPGHE; encoded by the exons atgtcgGGTGTTTCGAGCTCGCGGATTAAAGAGGTTCGCAGTCCGAAGTGCGCGCGCTGTAGAAACCACGGGCTGCTCGTGCTATTAAAAGGCCACGCGGCCAAATGCAG TTTTGCCGAGTGTCGGTGCTGGAAGTGCTCTCTGATTTCGGAGCGCACTCGCATCATGGCGAGGCAGAGGAGCATCAAAAAAGGCCTCTGCgaaccagaggaaacccatcaATCATGCAAACCGACCAGTAAACGTGTAAAGGTGCCAGCTGACCAGATACCTGGGGGTACAAGTGGCATCAAGAGCGCCACCCAGAGTCCAGAACAGCAGGTGGAAACGAGGGGTAAAACGTACATCCAGCTTAAGGCTCCGGTGAGCAGCAAACACACTCAGACCACCAACCTGAATCCTCCTGCAGACACGGTGACTCCCTTCAACTACTCCTACTACTGGCAAAGAGGCCCCCAGGAGCCCCTTCTCACAG ATCAGCCAACTTCGCCATGGCCAGGCTTCTTATCACTAATACACCAGAATTCCTTAAACGAAACAGTGGCCATGACGCCACCCTTCCAGCTCCATGCCCGCTATGCCAACACCTACGTATACCCAGCTTATCTGGTAGGAGCTCCTCCACTCAGCTTTTCCCATCTGCCCGAGATGTGGGCGCAACAG GAAGGTCCTGCGTTGGTCTACGCGCCCCGCCCTTGTTATCCATGGGTTAGAGAGGAGAACAACCCAAACCCGGATCACTACCAGCAGTTCTACAGGAGGAGCACCGAGTCTCTTCCTTTACAGAGTGAACGTAACCCAGGGATTAGAGACGAGCACCCCGGTCATGAATAA
- the cfap57 gene encoding cilia- and flagella-associated protein 57, translated as MAAVGAQSHHVFGLRTGVTNNLLFFDEQTVIYPCGNNCVRYSIDQQCQRFIPGTERSQGMQALAISANRRYLAVSERNERGTITIYDLQHEQSRKRKVLTGGDTGVQEFICMAFSPDSKYLLGQAEGPEWTLFYWAWEKQKVLATVKSTSTGSVSQVSFNPQDNTQVCVSGNKVLKLFRYADGALKQSNAAKLDTHHILSHAWMSEERVIAGTDTGRLLVFESGDLRWEMSVTSQALTHGAERHEGRDKLEEAESPPRITSIAAYSKGFVCSGGPGSVCLFEKTDEKDAYRKTKEIRIPSDPFSTDPGQAEQQEVTTLSISPAEETLAASTDRGQIYQIPLASAEMSKDDHAQFEFLFHSVHSGVVTGLSICVRKPLVVTCSLDRSVRVWNYETSSLELYKDFQEESHSVALHPSGLFILVGFSDKLRLMNLLMDDIRTFKEFTVRSCRECVFSHGGHMFAAVNGNVIHIYSTVTFDNILNLKGHNGKVRSVVWSADDSRLVSCGMDGAIYEWNALSGDRESESVLKSCSYAGVALSPDAKSVFAVGNDRTLKEIQDCQIVKEVTSDDVSYTAVVTTHSGRVIFTGTSAGTVRAFRNPLPMQKDWTEYQAHCGPVTKMAVTFDDQFLLTASEDGCLLIWKIFDKDGRGLKRDKEFSYAEEILITKSDLEEKNQVMLELKTRVDELQMENEYQLRLKDMDYSEKVKELTEKFIQQMELLKTQNQVLKSEKEKQEVALQEKLTEIMERHSKEQQDLESTTNQKLMLEYEKHQELQLRSQKMQESYEEKLRELEGGGRRALEDLTQLYETKLQERVLLLGQCQDESRHRVREFEEIKKQMEEDGDHELQEVRIRYERKLREERETNLRLRGETGVMKKKFGSLQKEIDDRNLEIEKLNEEQQKLHTVIRSLEKDIKGLRREIKERDETIQDKEKRIYELKKKNQELEKFKFVLDYKIKELKKQIEPRENEIKEMKEQIQKMEGELEQFHQKNTQLELDVAEMNLKLRATDKEMHREKQRVRDVESLVRRFKIDLHNCVGFIQEPKQLKDAVRDLYERYVQQSDTLEIVAVDADIQREYARQREHLEKNVASLKRKLAKDNEVHQADKVKIMKENVTLIKEINDLRKELRQARSQIHEHETQTRVVKRKSRSATDVKTASSAAPRPTFEEEAERIIQLQRLEIQRLRQECLGQGQLQGQGLALPTSLNSTRLPALNA; from the exons ATGGCAGCAGTCGGGGCTCAGTCGCACCACGTATTCGGTTTGCGCACAGGCGTGACCAACAACCTGCTGTTTTTCGACGAGCAGACGGTCATCTATCCATGTGGAAACAACTGTGTGAGATACAGCATCGACCAGCAATGCCAGAGGTTCATTCCAG GCACAGAAAGGAGCCAGGGCATGCAGGCTCTGGCAATCAGTGCCAACCGGCGCTACCTGGCCGTGTCGGAGCGTAACGAGCGCGGCACCATCACCATCTACGACCTGCAGCACGAGCAAAGCCGTAAGAGGAAGGTGCTGACGGGCGGCGACACCGGCGTCCAAGAATTCATCTGCATGGCATTCTCTCCCGACTCCAAGTACCTGCTTGGCCAGGCTGAAGGGCCTGAATGGACCCTCTTCTACTGGGCATGGGAGAAGCAAAAGGTCTTGGCTACAGTAAAGAGCACAAGCACCGGCTCTGTCAGTCAG GTCAGCTTTAACCCTCAGGACAACACACAGGTCTGTGTGAGCGGGAACAAAGTCCTCAAACTCTTCCGCTACGCAGACGGCGCCCTCAAACAGTCAAACGCCGCCAAACTGGACACACATCACATCCTGTCTCACGCCTGGATGTCCGAGGAGCGCGTCATCGCCGGGACGGACACCGGGCGCCTCCTGGTGTTCGAGTCAGGCGACCTGCGCTGGGAGATGAGCGTGACGAGCCAGGCGCTCACACACGGGGCGGAGAG GCATGAGGGGAGGGATAAATTAGAGGAAGCGGAGTCGCCGCCTCGCATCACTTCCATCGCCGCGTACTCTAAAGGCTTCGTGTGTTCAGGCGGCCCAGGCAGCGTCTGTCTATTCGAGAAAACAGACGAGAAAGACGCCTACAGGAAAACCAAGGAAATAAGG ATTCCCTCGGACCCCTTCAGCACCGACCCGGGTCAGGCGGAGCAGCAGGAGGTCACCACGCTGAGCATCAGCCCGGCGGAGGAAACACTGGCCGCCAGCACAGACCGCGGCCAGATCTACCAGATCCCGCTCGCCTCCGCCGAGATGAGCAAG GACGACCACGCCCAGTTCGAGTTCCTGTTCCACTCGGTTCACTCGGGCGTCGTCACCGGACTGTCCATCTGCGTCCGCAAGCCACTCGTCGTCACCTGCTCGCTGGACCGATCCGTCCGCGTCTGGAACTACGAGACCAG CTCTCTGGAGCTCTACAAGGACTTCCAGGAGGAGTCGCACAGTGTGGCGCTGCACCCATCAGGCCTCTTCATCCTGGTGGGCTTCTCCGACAAGCTCCGCCTCATGAACCTGCTCATGGACGACATCCGCACCTTTAAAGAGTTCACCGTACGGAGCTGTCGAGAG TGCGTGTTCAGCCACGGGGGTCACATGTTCGCCGCCGTCAACGGCAACGTGATTCACATCTACTCCACCGTGACGTTCGACAACATCCTGAACCTGAAGGGTCACAACGGCAAG GTCCGCTCAGTGGTGTGGAGCGCAGACGACAGCCGTCTGGTGTCGTGCGGCATGGACGGAGCCATCTACGAGTGGAACGCTCTCAGCGGAGACCGCGAGTCCGAGAGCGTCCTGAAGTCGTGCAGCTACGCCGGCGTGGCGCTCTCACCCGACGCCAAGAGCGTCTTCGCCGTGGGCAACGACCGCACGCTCAAGGAGATCCAGGACTGCCAG ATCGTAAAGGAAGTGACATCAGACGACGTTTCCTACACGGCCGTCGTCACCACTCACTCGGGCCGCGTCATCTTCACCGGGACCTCCGCGGGCACCGTCAGAGCCTTCAGGAACCCGTTACCCATGCAGAAGGACTGGACGGAGTACCAGGCCCACTGCGGCCCCGTCACCAAA ATGGCCGTCACGTTCGACGATCAGTTCTTACTGACCGCCTCAGAGGACGGCTGTCTCCTAATCTGGAAAATCTTCGACAAGGACGGGCGCGGCCTAAAACGGGACAAAGAATTCAGCTACGCCGAGGAGATCCTGATTACCAAGTCAGATCTGGAGGAGAAG AACcaggtcatgctggaactgaaGACGCGGGTGGACGAGCTGCAGATGGAGAACGAGTACCAGCTGCGCCTGAAGGACATGGACTACAGCGAAAAGGTCAAGGAGCTCACCGAGAAGTTCATCCAGCAGATGGAGCTGCTGAAAACCCAAAACCAG GTGCTCAAGTCGGAGAAGGAGAAGCAGGAGGTGGCGCTCCAGGAGAAGCTGACGGAGATCATGGAGAGACATTCCAAGGAGCAGCAGGATCTGG AATCTACCACCAACCAGAAGCTGATGCTGGAGTACGAGAAGCACCAGGAGTTGCAGCTCCGCTCGCAGAAGATGCAGGAGAGCTACGAGGAGAAGCTCCGCGAGCTGGAGGGCGGCGGGCGCCGGGCGCTGGAGGACCTGACGCAGCTCTACGAGACCAAACTGCAGGAGAGAGTCCTTCTGCTGGGTCAG TGTCAGGACGAGTCCCGGCACAGGGTTCGAGAGTTCGAGGAGATAAAGAAGCAGATGGAGGAGGACGGAGACCACGAGCTCCAGGAGGTTCGGATCAGATACGAGCGAAAGCTCCGGGAGGAGAGAGAGACCAACCTGCGGCTCAGAGGAGAGACGGGGGTGATGAAGAAGAAG TTCGGCAGCCTACAGAAGGAGATCGACGACAGGAACCTGGAGATCGAGAAGCTgaacgaggagcagcagaagcTCCACACCGTCATCAGATCACTGGAGAAGGACATCAAGGGTCTGAGGAGGGAGATCAAGGAGAGAGACGAGACCATCCAGGACAAG GAGAAGCGCATCTACGAGCTGAAGAAGAAGAACCAGGAGCTGGAGAAGTTCAAGTTCGTCCTGGACTACAAGATCAAAGAGCTGAAGAAACAAATTGAGCCCCGAGAGAACGAGATCAAAGAGATGAAGGAGCAGATCCAGAAG ATGGAGGGCGAGCTGGAGCAGTTCCACCAGAAGAACACTCAGCTGGAGCTGGACGTGGCCGAGATGAACCTGAAACTGAGAGCCACCGACAAGGAGATGCACAGAGAAAAGCAGAGG GTCAGGGACGTGGAGTCTCTGGTGCGCCGGTTCAAGATCGACCTGCACAACTGTGTCGGCTTCATCCAGGAGCCCAAGCAGCTCAAGGACGCCGTCCGAGACCTCTACGAGCGCTACGTCCAGCAGTCGGACACG CTGGAGATAGTGGCCGTGGACGCCGACATCCAGCGCGAGTACGCCCGGCAGAGGGAGCACCTGGAGAAGAACGTGGCCTCGCTCAAGAGGAAACTGGCCAAGGACAACGAGGTGCATCAGGCCGACAAGGTCAAGATCATGAAG GAAAACGTCACTCTCATCAAAGAGATCAACGATTTGAGGAAGGAGCTGAGGCAGGCGCGGTCACAGATCCACGAGCACGAAACCCAAACCCGCGTCGTTAAGAGGAAGTCCAGGAGCGCCACTGACGTTAAAA CCGCTTCCTCTGCAGCGCCACGCCCGACTTTCGAGGAAGAAGCTGAGCGCATCATCCAGCTGCAGCGCCTGGAGATCCAGCGGCTCAGGCAGGAGTGTCTGGGTCAAGGTCAGCTCCAAGGTCAAGGTCTCGCCCTGCCGACCTCGCTGAACAGCACCAGGCTGCCTGCCCTCAACGCATAA
- the ebna1bp2 gene encoding probable rRNA-processing protein EBP2 produces the protein MVDLEEDSMLGMESEEDDSGLSDGELQEAFAQGLLKPGMNIPLDAPKKAVNNVEGLKKCLAEFRKKLPWVERLDLTNHPAADIVAKAEGKLEPNQGPDEINAEDDFQREMYFYRQAQATVLEALPKLQKLQILSKRPDDYFAEMAKSDQQMQKIRKKLIQKQMVMEKSEKAKKLREQRKYGKKVQVEVLQKRQKEKKAMMTAVKKYQKGMTDKLDFLEGDELTKKVADKSKPHLNKKGPNAKRKYKDKKFGFGGKKKGGKWNTKESHNDVSGFKSKVANGKTGKKFSKGGKNKRPGKEARRKIKSRK, from the exons ATGGTTGATTTGGAGGAGGATTCGATGTTGGGGATGGAATCTGAGGAGGACGACTCTGGGTTATCTGATGGCGAG CTTCAAGAGGCTTTTGCCCAAGGGCTCCTCAAACCAGGCATGAACATTCCTCTGGATGCACCTAAAAAGGCCGTAAACAATGTG GAGGGTTTGAAGAAATGCTTGGCCGAGTTCAGGAAAAAATTGCCCTGGGTGGAGAGGCTGGACCTCACCAACCACCCAGCCGCTGATATCGTCGCCAAGGCAGAAGGAAAGCTGGAACCAAACCAGGGTCCTGATGAGATCAACGCCGAGGATGATTTTCAAAGGGAAATGTATTT CTATCGACAGGCCCAGGCGACCGTCCTGGAGGCTCTGCCTAAGTTACAGAAGCTGCAGATTTTATCCAAGAGGCCGGACGATTACTTTGCAGAGATGGCCAAATCGGATCAGCaaatgcagaag ATCAGGAAGAAGCTCATCCAGAAGCAAATGGTGATGGAGAAATCCGAGAAGGCCAAGAAGCTGAGAGAACAGAGGAAGTACGGCAAGAAG GTCCAGGTCGAGGTTCTACAGAAGAGACAGAAGGAGAAGAAGGCCATGATGACGGCAGTGAAGAAATACCAGAAAG GTATGACTGACAAGCTGGACTTCCTGGAAGGAGACGAGCTGACAAAGAAGGTGGCGGATAAATCCAAGCCACATCTGAACAAAAAAGG cccGAATGCCAAGAGAAAGTACAAGGATAAGAAGTTTGGCTTCGGGGGCAAGAAGAAGGGCGGCAAGTGGAACACCAAGGAGAGCCACAACGACGTGTCGGGTTTCAAATCCAAAGTAGCGAACGGGAAAACGGGCAAGAAGTTCAGTAAAGGAGGAAAGAAC AAGCGGCCGGGAAAGGAGGCGCGGCGTAAAATTAAGTCGCGGAAGTGA